Proteins from a single region of Chlamydia buteonis:
- a CDS encoding inorganic phosphate transporter, translated as MLALLIFVLLCGFYTSWNIGANDVANAVGPSVGSGVLTLRQAVVIAAIFEFLGALFLGDRVAGTIESHIVSVSDPLIASGDYVYGMTGALLATGVWLQLASYFGWPVSTTHSIVGAVIGFGLVLGKGTVIYWGSIGAILISWVISPLMGGCIAYMIFSFIRRNILYKNDPVGAMIRIAPFLAAFVIVVLGIIIVCGGVVTRLIPLSWALVLVFLVGSMAYAIMFKYVHTPHCSFISASPKSGSLLCRLKTCGGNYGRKYLIVERIFAYLQIIIACFMAFAHGSNDVANAIAPVAGVLRQVYPQVYSSYTLIGLMAFGGVGLIIGLSIWGWRVIETVGCKITELTPSRGFSVGLSSAVTIAFASAIGLPISTTHVVVGAVLGIGLARGIHAINLNIIKDIIMSWFITLPAGAILSILFFFALRALFQ; from the coding sequence ATGCTTGCCTTACTGATTTTTGTTCTTTTATGCGGTTTCTACACCTCTTGGAATATAGGAGCTAACGACGTTGCCAATGCTGTTGGCCCAAGTGTAGGATCCGGAGTATTAACACTACGACAAGCTGTAGTCATTGCCGCTATTTTTGAATTTTTAGGAGCATTATTCCTAGGAGATCGTGTAGCAGGAACCATAGAAAGTCATATTGTTTCTGTTTCAGATCCTTTAATAGCTTCTGGGGATTACGTTTATGGTATGACAGGAGCCTTGTTAGCTACGGGAGTTTGGCTCCAATTAGCCTCTTATTTTGGATGGCCTGTCTCTACAACCCATTCTATAGTTGGAGCGGTGATAGGTTTTGGTCTTGTTCTTGGTAAAGGAACAGTGATTTACTGGGGATCTATAGGGGCAATTTTAATTAGCTGGGTAATCTCTCCGTTAATGGGAGGATGCATCGCGTATATGATCTTCTCTTTTATACGTAGGAATATTCTTTATAAGAATGACCCTGTAGGAGCGATGATTCGCATAGCCCCTTTTCTTGCTGCTTTTGTCATAGTCGTTTTAGGGATTATTATTGTTTGCGGAGGGGTAGTCACCCGGTTGATTCCTTTATCTTGGGCTTTGGTATTAGTGTTCTTAGTCGGGAGTATGGCTTATGCAATTATGTTTAAATATGTGCATACGCCACATTGTTCTTTTATTTCTGCTTCGCCTAAATCAGGGAGTTTACTTTGTCGTTTAAAAACATGCGGGGGAAACTATGGTAGAAAGTATCTTATCGTAGAAAGAATCTTTGCTTACTTACAAATTATTATCGCATGTTTTATGGCTTTTGCTCACGGATCTAACGACGTTGCTAATGCCATAGCTCCGGTTGCTGGAGTTTTACGACAGGTATATCCTCAAGTATATTCTTCCTATACGTTGATAGGTCTTATGGCGTTTGGTGGTGTGGGATTGATTATAGGGTTATCTATTTGGGGATGGCGAGTAATTGAAACTGTAGGATGTAAGATTACAGAACTCACACCTTCAAGAGGTTTTTCTGTGGGTTTAAGTTCTGCTGTTACTATTGCTTTCGCTTCAGCTATAGGTTTACCCATATCGACAACACATGTGGTTGTCGGAGCTGTCTTAGGTATAGGCTTAGCTCGGGGTATCCACGCCATTAATTTAAATATTATTAAAGATATTATCATGTCATGGTTTATCACTCTTCCAGCAGGAGCGATTCTCTCTATTCTATTTTTCTTTGCTTTAAGAGCGCTCTTCCAGTAA
- a CDS encoding oligopeptide/dipeptide ABC transporter ATP-binding protein: protein MNDPLVQANQLKKYYYKRTSWFRKKTIATRAIDNVSFSIPSGKIVGLIGESGSGKTTLALALSGLLSLTSGYLSFDNTPIKLHSRHDLKKLRSYVRMVFQNPKASLNPRKTIFDSLGHALIHHRIITKEKLHSVIGETLERVGLSADYFYRYPHQLSGGQQQRVSIARALLGTPKLIICDEVVSALDLSMQAQILNMLSKLQKELQMSYLFISHDLAVVRSFCSEVIIMYKGKIVESGATEDIFLNPKHPYTQMLLNSQLPDLPENRSVEHKLKSFQKNTSENPSPTGCVFYNRCPKRQKTCLQGPIPEQTEGNKHTYLCIL, encoded by the coding sequence ATGAATGACCCCTTAGTACAAGCTAATCAACTAAAAAAATATTACTATAAACGGACCAGCTGGTTTCGAAAAAAAACAATAGCAACGCGAGCCATTGATAATGTTTCTTTTTCTATACCTTCGGGAAAGATTGTAGGACTAATTGGGGAATCGGGATCAGGGAAAACAACATTAGCCCTAGCCTTGTCTGGGTTGCTATCGTTAACATCCGGTTATTTATCTTTCGACAATACTCCAATTAAGCTCCATTCTAGACATGACTTAAAAAAACTACGCTCTTACGTGCGTATGGTTTTCCAAAATCCCAAAGCCTCTTTAAATCCTAGAAAAACAATTTTTGACAGCTTAGGTCACGCCCTTATCCATCATCGGATCATTACAAAAGAGAAACTCCATTCTGTAATTGGAGAAACTTTAGAACGTGTAGGATTATCAGCTGATTATTTTTATCGTTATCCGCATCAACTCTCAGGAGGTCAGCAACAGCGCGTATCTATAGCCCGAGCATTGCTAGGAACTCCTAAGCTTATCATATGTGATGAGGTAGTTTCTGCTTTAGATCTATCCATGCAAGCACAGATTTTGAATATGCTCTCCAAATTACAAAAAGAACTGCAGATGAGCTACCTGTTTATTTCCCATGATTTAGCTGTTGTACGATCTTTTTGCTCAGAGGTGATCATCATGTATAAAGGAAAAATAGTTGAATCGGGAGCCACAGAAGATATTTTCTTAAACCCTAAACATCCTTATACTCAAATGCTGCTTAATTCGCAGCTACCTGACTTACCAGAAAATCGCAGCGTTGAGCATAAACTAAAATCCTTTCAAAAAAATACATCAGAGAATCCCTCGCCAACAGGATGTGTGTTCTATAATCGCTGTCCTAAACGACAAAAAACCTGCCTTCAAGGACCTATCCCAGAACAAACAGAAGGGAACAAACATACATATCTATGTATTCTTTAA
- the semD gene encoding SemD/SinC family type III secretion system effector — translation MGINPSGHSRNNNDLWISGAHNQHEDVQNAGKSPSGVVGSHDISTQNNTNESSSFLSRITSAVRNFFSSILGSSSSKANSRESIPTPSVTSSHQSSEASYASSMDISGWEPDTMSVSSFGSVGSSEKSYSSLDSARSTEGAARRLQKKGYTPGLKVDTPKVPDQASGPKRPNTPPPPPPTSSSVRTSLRGVNPASSVTKSSTSQTASGSSTTRSLKRKAPQPPAVGPTKPKLQRQDSTSSISSSGSNDSGASSSSVEISSEIADKLKAELEAHHATKQEQLAKLSSQIRERWTNHEQHEPIAYKLACLQTVASRLGQTRLEAQQEMSVLRPGINEFPLKTAISLSRSIWDLGEKEQRQDGESVLLPVLVRMGLEGPKLGPKEDFVNYIDQLIDEYGDPEESYDWQAPLQSLARDLNFLRETSPNGMIRFWSSFAGKGEVTMRTIANGFAFANVGKYDPNSVQVERRWNTGALDLMKFLSSEAYVRTTSILACDACSLPED, via the coding sequence ATGGGAATTAATCCAAGTGGTCACAGTCGTAATAATAATGATCTATGGATTTCCGGAGCTCATAATCAGCACGAGGATGTTCAAAATGCTGGTAAAAGTCCATCCGGAGTAGTAGGATCCCATGACATTTCTACCCAAAATAATACCAATGAAAGCTCTAGCTTCTTATCAAGAATCACATCTGCTGTAAGGAATTTCTTCTCCAGTATATTAGGTAGTTCTTCCTCAAAAGCAAATTCCCGAGAATCTATTCCTACACCATCCGTAACTAGTAGTCACCAATCTTCTGAAGCTTCTTACGCCTCATCCATGGATATAAGTGGCTGGGAACCTGATACAATGAGTGTCTCATCTTTTGGCAGTGTTGGGTCTAGTGAAAAGAGCTATAGTTCTTTGGATAGCGCAAGATCAACAGAGGGTGCTGCTAGAAGATTACAAAAGAAAGGTTATACTCCAGGACTTAAAGTAGATACTCCAAAGGTACCAGATCAAGCTTCAGGGCCAAAGCGTCCAAATACCCCACCACCACCACCGCCAACTTCTTCATCTGTAAGAACATCGCTGAGAGGTGTTAATCCGGCGTCCTCAGTCACTAAATCAAGCACATCTCAAACTGCTTCAGGAAGTAGTACTACACGGTCTCTCAAACGTAAAGCTCCTCAACCTCCAGCAGTAGGACCAACAAAACCGAAATTACAACGTCAGGATAGTACGTCTTCTATTTCTAGCTCAGGCTCTAATGACTCAGGAGCAAGTAGTAGCTCGGTAGAAATTTCTTCTGAAATAGCAGATAAATTAAAAGCTGAGCTAGAAGCACACCATGCGACAAAACAAGAACAATTGGCAAAGTTATCTAGCCAGATTAGGGAACGCTGGACAAATCACGAACAACACGAGCCGATAGCGTATAAACTTGCGTGTTTACAGACAGTAGCATCTAGGTTGGGCCAGACTCGCCTAGAGGCGCAACAGGAAATGAGTGTTTTGCGACCTGGAATTAATGAATTCCCCCTAAAGACTGCTATTTCGTTATCTCGATCTATATGGGACCTGGGAGAGAAAGAACAAAGACAAGATGGAGAATCAGTACTTCTTCCGGTATTGGTGCGTATGGGTTTAGAAGGGCCTAAGTTAGGTCCCAAAGAGGATTTTGTTAATTATATTGATCAGCTTATAGATGAATACGGAGATCCCGAAGAAAGTTATGACTGGCAAGCCCCTTTGCAATCTCTAGCTCGTGATTTAAATTTTCTAAGAGAGACTAGCCCTAACGGTATGATAAGGTTTTGGTCTTCGTTTGCTGGTAAGGGAGAAGTCACTATGAGAACGATAGCGAATGGATTTGCCTTTGCTAATGTTGGGAAATACGATCCTAATTCAGTTCAAGTAGAGAGGCGTTGGAATACAGGAGCTCTAGATTTAATGAAATTTTTAAGCTCAGAAGCTTATGTAAGAACAACTTCGATCTTAGCTTGTGATGCTTGTAGTTTGCCAGAGGATTAA
- a CDS encoding phosphoglycerate kinase, with protein sequence MDRLTVRELSPEEKKVLVRVDFNVPIKDGKILDDIRIRSAMPTINYLLQKRAAVILMSHLGRPQGNGFEEKYSLQPVVEVLEGYLGHHVPLAPDCVGEVARQAVAQISPGRVLLLENLRFHPGEEHPEEYPAFAAELSSYGDFYVNDAFGTSHRKHASVYTVPQAFPGRSAAGLLMEKELEFLGQHLLISPKRPFTAILGGSKVSSKIGVIEALLSKVDNLLLAGGMCFTFLKALGRSVGNSLVEESGIELARRVLKIAEQRNVRIVLPIDVKVAKACAPAVPWSEVSIDQGIPKDLEGLDIGTKTIQEFCKIIDASSTVFWNGPVGVYEVPPFDQGSMAIANCLARHPSAITVVGGGDAAAVVALAGCAAQVSHVSTGGGASLEFLEKGFLPGTEVLSPSQD encoded by the coding sequence ATGGATAGATTGACAGTCAGGGAACTCTCCCCAGAAGAAAAAAAGGTTTTAGTCCGTGTAGATTTTAATGTTCCTATAAAAGATGGGAAGATTCTTGATGATATCCGCATTCGTAGTGCGATGCCGACAATTAATTATCTATTGCAAAAGCGCGCTGCTGTAATTTTAATGAGTCATCTGGGTCGCCCTCAAGGAAATGGTTTCGAAGAAAAATATTCTCTCCAGCCTGTTGTTGAAGTTTTAGAAGGTTACCTAGGCCATCACGTGCCGTTAGCCCCCGATTGTGTAGGAGAAGTTGCCCGTCAGGCAGTAGCACAAATCTCTCCGGGACGAGTGTTGTTATTAGAGAATCTTCGTTTTCATCCAGGGGAAGAACATCCTGAAGAATATCCTGCTTTTGCTGCAGAACTTTCTTCCTATGGGGATTTTTATGTGAATGATGCTTTTGGAACTTCACACAGAAAACATGCCTCTGTGTACACGGTTCCCCAAGCTTTCCCAGGGCGATCTGCGGCGGGTCTTCTTATGGAAAAAGAACTCGAGTTTTTAGGACAGCACCTGTTAATTTCTCCTAAGCGTCCCTTTACTGCGATTCTGGGTGGTTCTAAAGTATCTTCAAAAATCGGCGTTATAGAAGCCCTACTCTCTAAAGTGGATAACCTACTTTTAGCAGGCGGAATGTGTTTTACTTTTTTAAAAGCATTAGGAAGATCTGTAGGGAATTCCTTGGTTGAAGAATCTGGCATAGAACTTGCACGTCGTGTTCTGAAAATTGCAGAGCAGCGTAATGTGCGTATCGTTCTTCCTATAGATGTGAAGGTTGCCAAAGCCTGTGCTCCCGCAGTTCCTTGGAGTGAAGTCTCTATAGATCAAGGGATCCCTAAAGATCTTGAAGGTCTGGATATAGGAACAAAAACTATTCAAGAATTTTGTAAAATAATCGATGCCTCATCAACCGTATTTTGGAACGGCCCTGTTGGTGTTTATGAAGTTCCTCCTTTTGATCAGGGGTCCATGGCTATTGCTAATTGTTTAGCACGACATCCTTCTGCAATTACAGTAGTGGGGGGTGGGGATGCTGCTGCTGTTGTTGCTTTGGCCGGATGCGCAGCACAAGTCTCACACGTATCTACAGGTGGTGGTGCGTCTTTAGAATTCCTAGAGAAAGGTTTTTTACCAGGAACCGAAGTTCTGTCTCCATCACAAGATTAA
- a CDS encoding ABC transporter ATP-binding protein, with amino-acid sequence MTHPPILQVKDLSVSLHKRREHYPIVESLSFDLHKGKTLAIIGESGSGKSVTAQALMQLLPSPLFSTSGEILFHGKDLLKAPRGILRSIFGTKISMIFQNPQSSLNPVFTIEQQFQELIRTHLHLPAREGKNKIIQALTDTGFHNPELCLKLYPHQLSGGMLQRVSIAMALLTSPEILIADEPTTALDVSVQYQILQLLKGLQEKLGMALLIITHNMGVVAETADNVLVLYAGRLAECAPVKDIFHNPCHPYTQDLLASRPSLQSETFMTIPGQPPHYSALPSGCYYYPRCSKAYGKCKVESPEARHVTEGHKVRCWLYE; translated from the coding sequence ATGACTCATCCACCTATCTTACAAGTTAAGGATCTATCGGTAAGTCTGCATAAACGTCGGGAACATTACCCTATTGTTGAGTCATTGTCTTTTGATCTGCATAAAGGGAAGACGTTAGCGATTATTGGAGAATCCGGTTCAGGGAAATCGGTAACAGCTCAAGCTCTTATGCAGTTATTACCCTCCCCACTATTTTCTACATCGGGGGAAATATTATTCCATGGGAAGGACTTATTAAAAGCCCCTCGAGGTATCTTACGTTCTATCTTTGGAACAAAGATTTCTATGATTTTTCAAAATCCTCAATCTTCATTAAACCCTGTTTTTACAATAGAACAACAATTCCAAGAGCTTATCCGCACACACTTACACCTACCTGCTAGAGAGGGGAAAAATAAAATTATTCAAGCTCTTACAGATACAGGATTTCATAATCCCGAACTCTGTTTAAAGCTCTATCCTCATCAGCTATCAGGGGGTATGCTGCAAAGAGTTTCCATTGCTATGGCTTTACTTACCTCTCCAGAAATTCTAATTGCCGATGAGCCAACAACAGCTCTTGATGTTTCTGTTCAATACCAGATCTTACAATTACTCAAAGGCTTACAGGAAAAACTAGGAATGGCCTTGCTTATCATTACCCACAATATGGGCGTCGTTGCCGAAACTGCAGATAACGTACTCGTTCTTTATGCAGGCAGACTGGCTGAGTGTGCTCCAGTAAAGGACATTTTCCACAATCCTTGCCATCCTTATACTCAAGATCTACTCGCTTCTCGTCCTTCATTGCAAAGTGAAACATTTATGACAATTCCTGGGCAGCCTCCCCACTATAGTGCCCTGCCTTCTGGATGCTACTACTACCCTAGATGCTCAAAAGCTTATGGAAAATGTAAAGTAGAATCTCCAGAAGCTCGGCATGTGACAGAAGGACATAAAGTAAGGTGCTGGTTATATGAATGA
- a CDS encoding TIGR00153 family protein, which yields MQTLARLFGQSPFAPLQAHLEVVAFCVQQMVPIFTALRDGDYKQVQTIAKSISDKEYQADCIKNDMRNHLPVGLFMPISRAGLLEIISIQDSIADVSEDVAILLTVRKLHFYPEFEKIFFQFLHKSVETFDLTMTVIQEFNKLLESSFGGRKADKARFLVSRVAKAEHECDVIQREIMQIFFSDEFTISEKEFYLWLQVIKRVAGISDSAEKLAHRVNMTLEEK from the coding sequence ATGCAAACCCTTGCTCGTCTGTTCGGACAGTCTCCTTTTGCCCCGTTGCAGGCACATTTAGAAGTTGTAGCATTCTGCGTTCAGCAAATGGTGCCGATCTTTACAGCTTTGCGTGATGGGGATTACAAACAGGTACAAACAATAGCTAAGAGTATTTCTGATAAGGAATATCAAGCAGATTGTATAAAAAATGATATGCGGAATCACCTTCCTGTAGGCTTGTTTATGCCTATATCTCGGGCAGGGTTACTGGAAATTATTTCTATACAAGATAGCATAGCTGATGTTTCTGAGGATGTCGCTATTTTGCTTACTGTTAGAAAGCTACATTTTTATCCGGAGTTTGAGAAGATCTTTTTTCAGTTCTTACATAAAAGTGTCGAAACTTTTGACCTTACTATGACGGTCATACAAGAATTCAATAAATTACTAGAAAGTTCTTTCGGAGGACGTAAAGCTGATAAGGCACGTTTCCTAGTAAGTCGCGTGGCGAAAGCAGAACACGAGTGTGATGTCATTCAACGAGAGATCATGCAAATATTCTTTTCCGATGAATTTACCATTTCTGAAAAAGAGTTTTACTTATGGCTGCAGGTAATTAAGCGTGTAGCGGGCATATCCGATAGTGCGGAGAAGCTTGCTCATCGAGTTAACATGACGCTGGAAGAAAAGTAA